A stretch of DNA from Lycium ferocissimum isolate CSIRO_LF1 chromosome 4, AGI_CSIRO_Lferr_CH_V1, whole genome shotgun sequence:
aaaattatgtagtAGAAAAATGTGAGACAAATTAtacttatttgataaaaattatgtttttttttttttttgaaattttgagttTGGGCGCTGATTTTAGCATTTTTCTCTAGTTCCCCGCAactaagatatatatatatatatatatatatatatatatatatatatatgtcctttAGCCGTCTTAAAGGACAAAGCTtagatattattttatatttcaaaCTGGTTGAacaccacatatatatacaattaaaAATTCAAGATATGTGAATGGTGTTTCATGTGAACACTTGTTTTGTTACTGCTCCTATACGTACTACTGTTCCCATAACATACTTCTCCAGTTCTCCGACCCATATGCGTGTTCGTTTTATATCGAAATGATTTTTGATACGCAACTTCTTCTTTTCCCCCCATTTATTGCTCTTTATTTTGATCTCGAGTCTGGCATACACAACTTCATTTTGTAATAATTTTGAATCTTTTGTGAAGGCCTCTTTATGTAATACCCAACTGAGTCTGGCATGAGCCCCCATGCAGGTTCAAGGGAAGATATACTtgcttttcaagaaaataaaataaagaaagtaaAGACAAAGATAGTGGATCACATATAGGTATGAAAGGTTAAAATTAGCCCGAAAATATGATTCTCCCGGCCTGTGCAAGTTTGGACTGATTTAATGATCGTTCATTTATCAACTTAGTCCATTTTGATTTTTGACCCATCATAAGTCAGTCCAATCCGCTGATTCCACACTCTTAATCATCGGTGTCTCTGTCACCATGTTGGACAAACATAACAGCAAATTATGGTTCTCGGCAGATATGTATAGCTTGTATCTTCACTATATATGTTGAATTGTACAATTTATCCCGATGTGAATTAGGCTTTTATCAATTCCCAATACTTATAAATTTAAGAACTtagattgacttattttaggtgtttttaagccaaaatagcttttaagcaaTTTTGTATTATTTGGATAGAACtaaaaaaatgcttttaagcatttatttttaagctaaaatgacaaaaataaaccaaaagtcaTAACCTAGAATTTTTAACGTATGacttttagcttataagttaaAAGTCATAAGCctatccaaacgggctctatgaCTCCTAATTACTGTAATAGTGTGTTCTAAAGATTCCATATGGACTTTTGAGAGGTTGATTTTTCATATACTAATGTACCTTCTGGAGGATCATTGACTTGGGAGATGGGAAAATTACTTTGATAGATTTAATGCAGAAGCTATTGGAATGCTGAGAAATATCTCTAACACTACAATTAATtagctactccctccgtcccatttaACTATCCTTTCACGCCCGAAAATACTAAATTAAAGGGATAGTTTATTAAATTGTCCTTATTCAATAAAAGTAGATTGATTGTTTCCTTTTAAATACCATTCATTATTCTTTAATATTAAGGGTATACATACAATATAGTTGGAAACAACAATTAACTTTagtcttgaattcttaaagtgACAATTATTTTGGGACAATTTTATTGAGCTAAAGCGACAATTAGAATGGGGCGGAGGGAGAAATTATTTAGCAGAAACAAAGATAATATATAATGACTAGTTTTGCATGAAGTTTGTTATATGTTAATGTGACAGTTTAGTTCTAGAAATGTCAAAGTATGCCAACCACCTAGAAGCAATGAGCTTGCATTTGACAACGCATACATTTTGGTTTGTGGGAGTAGGGGAGGAGGTGTGCTTGTTTAACTTTAACGTAGATGAATCAATAACTAATTTCTGATCTTATCAATTTCAAGTGGAGCTGTGGATATGGTCCCTCGTGAATAGCCAAGTTGAGCACACACGTATAATATATTGTATTGCATAGACTTGATTCATGGAAAAGTATTGCACGATTATTGAAACAAGTAAAAGACGGTGGAGGCTTGATTTGCAAGTTAAGAATCACTAAGTCCAAAAAAGCTTGCATTGCATATAAAATATAGATATCATCCATATGCAAAATTAACATTGAACTCTTCAAACTTGAAAATCACAATAAGTTACAGCATCACAACCCACTGGACTCTGCCAAAATGTATACTCTATTATCTAACCACGAGATCCAATACTCGAAAGAAAGAGACAGCGACTCACTGGGTCCTCAGTTACTCCTTTAAGCAGCATACGTACACTCTTCGTAACCTGCATTCATGTGCAAAAATTTTCACACAAGTTATACCTATTACTTCTCAATAGTTAACAGGCAATATAGATAATTCAACTGAATAGTCGTAACCATGAGGCTAACAATTTTGGCTAGACGAACTTACTAGGATCATAGTTGGTGACAACACCGGTATTAATGAAGTTACAATCAAACATTTTACGACCGTTTGCTTGATAATAAGCATTCATGGCGTAAGCTGCATGAGCTCTGATAGTATTGGGTTCGTAGCAGGGGCCACCATCTTGTATAGGTTGACAATCTATTCCAGAGCTGCACACAAAGTCTATGTTCGACTGCAAAGCAGCATCACTAGCATCAGCCTTTGGCACACACCATTTCTTCCCTACTTCTGGTGCCATAGCAGGCGGAGAAGCCTGAATTCAGAATTTTAAGTCAATGAATACAAAGTGACGCAACATCCACCATACATTTAAATGCATGAAATACATATACTCCCTTTACTACAATTTGTTTGATACAGTCTGATACGGTAGCTCAAACTAACTAATGTTTTGTATGAATTCATACATAGAatcttcaattttaaaaaaaataaaacttactaCCTCAATCTCATTTTAGgttctctttctatatttagtaagttgacaattcaaacatcctatatgacaagtttataatcacaagattcaaatgatattttagttatacacatatttaatttaggatcaaaagattcaaaagtctctctttatttcttaaactccaagCATAGAAAATTCTACAAGTCACACtagttaacaattcaaaatatttagaaagtatttggaaaaattatcaTCAAAGAAAACATTATTTGACTGTCCAAATATTAATTAAGACAAATAAATAGAAACAGGAGGAGCATATTTTATGATTACACTTAATGTTACTAGTATAAGGTAAAATAAAGCTTAATACTTATAATTTATACGTAGCCTTTGAATAGGGATCCGCCCATGGGGTAGAACACAAATCAATGCTAGTGAGTTTATGCTATTCAAGAATCGGAAAATCAAACTATGAAAAAAAGCGCGGGAGATTTCTCGGATCAATAATCATTATTGTTAAGacaattatacccttaattAACACTagcaacaaaaaatatattgagGCATATACTAATAGCATATTTTCGCCATTTCGTACAATGCAAAAAATTACCTGTGCGTTACGCAGAATGCCCACATCGTAAACGGGTGTGAAGTCGGGTCGGAACAACCCGAAGTTACGCTCCGAAGTGCCAGGCTTAAGGTCCTCATTAAACAATGAGAAAACATAAGTCTCAAAGGTCCTGTTTGGCATCAATGGAGTTCCCACCCCAGAATTCACATGCTTCACAAGATTCACATTATACGAAACAGCATTCTCCAAACTAACACCGGGTTGATTCGGGTCACCCGAAGAAGGCCAACCCGTTTCCGCTACAACAATATCCACGTCATCATAACCCAAAAACTTCATAGCTGAATACACAGCATCAAGTTGTGCATCAAACATGTTTGTATAATTCATTCCAGTAACTTTGTCATAAACCCCATTATTGGGTTTAAATAGAGCATAATCTAGAGTTTTATCATTAAACCCGAAAAACGGGTATGGACAAATCATGAAAGGTGATTTAGTTTCACGGTGGAATTCCAGCATCGGGGCAAATATTACCCGGTCGTAAACTCGTCTAAACCGACCCGAACTGGGTGGTTCTGAGCGGGTTAAGATTCCCAATGAATGTGGTGTTGACACCTGCACAGAGATGacaaaattagcccataaaatcataacaacaataaacaaCCCAATGTAATCTCACTGGTGAGTCCTTTTAGTGTAGCAAACTTTACTTCTATCTTTAGAAGGCAAAGAGGCTGACCCTTGGCTTAAGAAAGGTGAAAAAGGAAAGCAGTAAGAAGCATAGACAACAAGAAGATAATAGTCTAAAAAATTAAGAATATAACAATCGAGGCTAAAGAAATGATAAGTAGTAATAGAAATCTAAGAATACGAAAATACAAGAATAATATTAATACACtaagaatgaaaaagaaaaacgcTCAACTACTTATTAACCATGTATCCTAATTCTCGACCATCACACCCCTAATCCGTGACCCGCTCATTTATTAGCCCATTTCAGCCCAATCTATTTCAGTCTATCAAAATTTGGGATGATAGTTAGCCCAAATTGATTCATAAGAAATATTATCGCCTTTTactagatattaaagaattataaaagaataaataaagtaattaaaacCTAGCAAGAATTGGGTGGGTTgaattttttaaacccatttcaGCCCAAATAACTTTTGGCCGGGTCAATAACCCGCTCAAATTGATGTCAAACAGCCCATTTGCCACCCCTACCTGAATATCACTGATTCCGGCTATTAACAGAGCTTTGTGAATCGCTCTCATAGCAGGGACTAAATGAGCGATGAGATTTTTATCACCAGTAGCCATAACTTCATTTCCAATGCAAATGCGATGTATTGTGGTGTGTGGATAATACGGAACAACGTTTTCTTCGACCCATAATTGTGCACCCTCGGGTTTAGAAACTGATAAAATGTCGCCATTAGGTACCGTAACGGTAACCCAAACGCGGGTATCAGCAAAAGCGCGGATAATTTCTGGGTTTGCGTCAAAgatcttgattttgttaatggTGGTTTGGTCTTTAATGAAAGTGGCGACTTGGGTGGGTGGTGGGAGGTTGTTGGCTACGGTTCCGTAATTTATTCCGATGTGATAGTCACCCAAGGTGGCGTTACAGAAAAGGAGGAacataaagtaaaaaagaatgGCCATGGAAACCttgaatagaaagaaaaattcaagacgAGGGAAAGGGAATTGAGAGGATTTTGTAAATTGTAATGAAGTGTTATTGGTAAGAAGAGTTGTGTGCTGAGTAAGACAAAGGCTGGTACTTCAAATTGGATTCTAAGGAACGTGGTGTACTAAAAGGGCAGAAAACGTGGGATGTTATGTAGTCCTAGTAATTTCGGCAATTTGAGTGCTAGTACTTGGTGAAAAAAACAAAACGGCCAATTGAACTATTGGAAAAAGTACTAATTTTTAATTTGGATTATAGGAAATCGGCTTGAATTTCTGTGATCTCTTGATTGCCGATTAATTCGATTTTAATGAAACGTAGGTTTagcttttcattttttgagaaTTATTCTTCGAAGTTAATTTAATAGAGTTAGCTTATcttaatatttcaaaattaaaatttagatattataAGAGCACTAAATTGCAACTCTCTCATGTCAATATAATGAAAA
This window harbors:
- the LOC132052849 gene encoding glucan endo-1,3-beta-glucosidase-like; the protein is MAILFYFMFLLFCNATLGDYHIGINYGTVANNLPPPTQVATFIKDQTTINKIKIFDANPEIIRAFADTRVWVTVTVPNGDILSVSKPEGAQLWVEENVVPYYPHTTIHRICIGNEVMATGDKNLIAHLVPAMRAIHKALLIAGISDIQVSTPHSLGILTRSEPPSSGRFRRVYDRVIFAPMLEFHRETKSPFMICPYPFFGFNDKTLDYALFKPNNGVYDKVTGMNYTNMFDAQLDAVYSAMKFLGYDDVDIVVAETGWPSSGDPNQPGVSLENAVSYNVNLVKHVNSGVGTPLMPNRTFETYVFSLFNEDLKPGTSERNFGLFRPDFTPVYDVGILRNAQASPPAMAPEVGKKWCVPKADASDAALQSNIDFVCSSGIDCQPIQDGGPCYEPNTIRAHAAYAMNAYYQANGRKMFDCNFINTGVVTNYDPSYEECTYAA